The following proteins come from a genomic window of Aequorivita marisscotiae:
- a CDS encoding THUMP domain-containing class I SAM-dependent RNA methyltransferase, with protein sequence MVQNFKMVAKTLFGMEELLAQELRQLGASSVEIGVRNVSFEGDTGFMYKANLCCRTAIKILKPISAFNIFTDEDLYKKIYEMPWENYMDVKGSLAVNATVFSEVFTHSQYISLKTKDAIVDRFRDREGIRPDVDLDHPTLRINIHIDRNICTVSLDSSGESLHKRGYKVESTLAPINEVLAAGVLMLAGWQGQCNFLDPMCGGGTMLTEAAMIACNIPPNLNRDEFGFETWPDFDVDLYEKIEEAALKKVRDFPHKIYGYDSDPVAVHKSKENVKSANLQDFIEVKKQDFFESEKEGDKALYMVFNPPYDERISVKDVEEFYSAIGNTLKRNYPGTQAWMITSNLEALKYVGLRPSRKIKLFNGKLEAKLVRYEMYEGSRKASKK encoded by the coding sequence ATGGTACAAAATTTTAAAATGGTTGCTAAAACCCTCTTCGGAATGGAGGAATTACTCGCACAGGAACTCCGCCAATTGGGAGCTTCATCTGTAGAAATTGGCGTGCGAAATGTTTCGTTTGAAGGCGATACCGGGTTTATGTATAAAGCCAATCTTTGCTGCCGCACGGCGATTAAAATTTTAAAACCTATTTCGGCTTTCAATATTTTTACCGATGAAGATTTGTACAAAAAAATATACGAAATGCCGTGGGAAAACTATATGGATGTAAAAGGCTCACTGGCGGTAAATGCTACAGTGTTTTCTGAAGTTTTTACGCATTCGCAATATATTTCACTTAAAACCAAAGATGCCATTGTAGATCGTTTTCGCGATAGGGAAGGCATACGGCCGGATGTAGATTTAGATCACCCTACTTTGCGGATAAACATTCATATTGACAGAAATATTTGTACAGTTTCGTTAGACAGTTCGGGCGAATCGCTTCACAAACGCGGGTATAAAGTAGAGAGCACGCTTGCGCCCATTAACGAGGTGCTTGCAGCTGGTGTTTTAATGCTGGCGGGTTGGCAAGGCCAGTGCAATTTCTTAGATCCAATGTGCGGAGGAGGTACCATGCTTACTGAAGCGGCAATGATTGCTTGTAACATTCCACCGAACTTAAATCGCGATGAATTTGGTTTTGAAACTTGGCCGGATTTTGATGTAGATTTATATGAAAAAATAGAAGAAGCTGCCCTAAAAAAGGTGCGAGATTTCCCCCATAAAATTTACGGCTACGATTCCGACCCAGTGGCGGTGCACAAATCAAAGGAAAATGTTAAAAGCGCCAATCTTCAAGATTTTATCGAGGTAAAAAAGCAAGATTTTTTTGAAAGTGAAAAGGAGGGAGACAAAGCACTTTATATGGTTTTTAATCCACCCTACGATGAACGAATTTCAGTGAAGGATGTGGAGGAGTTTTACAGTGCTATTGGCAATACGTTAAAGCGCAACTACCCCGGCACACAGGCTTGGATGATTACTTCAAACTTGGAAGCGTTAAAATATGTGGGGCTTCGACCTTCAAGAAAAATAAAACTTTTTAACGGAAAGCTGGAGGCTAAACTTGTGCGTTATGAAATGTATGAGGGTAGTAGGAAAGCTAGTAAAAAATAA
- a CDS encoding alanine/glycine:cation symporter family protein: protein MEKTDKFIAEMASAAWGLPLLILLIGGGLYLIIRIRFLPFRYLGHAIAVLRGKYDDKNDLGEITHFQALTTALSATVGMGNIAGVAVAIAIGGPGAVFWMWVSAVIGMSTKFFTATLSILYRGKDSEGVVQGGPMYFITEGLGKKWLPMAIVFSVAGLIGALPVFNVNQLTQAINDILLKPAGVYEGFKTDLIIGVILSGITAIVILGGLERISKTASKLVPAMVLLYFGLVVFILVTNIDVIPKYLGLIFTDAFSANFYKGDAFLGGIVGGIILLGIRRGAFSNEAGIGTAPMAHGAAKTNEPIREGLVAMLGPAIDTLIICTLTALAILVTGVWQSSDANGVSLTASAFEESMPLFGKYGLLACIAIFSISSLFSYSYYGSKCMAFLFGAKNKGIYNYFYILSILIGATTSLSMMINLIDTFFALMAIPTMTATILLAPKVITAAKIYFEKLKQHNIAAKKDF from the coding sequence TTGGAAAAAACCGACAAATTTATTGCCGAAATGGCTTCCGCAGCTTGGGGTTTGCCGCTTTTAATACTATTAATTGGCGGTGGATTATACCTAATAATTCGAATTCGCTTTTTACCATTTCGGTATTTAGGGCACGCCATTGCCGTTTTGCGCGGTAAATATGACGATAAAAATGATTTAGGTGAAATTACACATTTTCAAGCTCTTACAACCGCTCTTTCCGCAACTGTTGGGATGGGCAATATTGCAGGCGTTGCGGTTGCCATCGCAATTGGCGGCCCCGGAGCTGTCTTTTGGATGTGGGTTAGTGCTGTAATTGGTATGAGTACTAAGTTTTTTACTGCAACTCTTTCCATCCTTTACAGAGGAAAAGATAGTGAGGGGGTTGTTCAGGGTGGCCCCATGTATTTTATAACCGAAGGTTTAGGCAAAAAATGGCTGCCGATGGCAATAGTATTCAGTGTTGCCGGTTTAATTGGCGCCTTGCCGGTGTTTAACGTAAACCAACTTACACAAGCCATAAACGACATATTACTAAAACCAGCTGGCGTTTATGAAGGCTTTAAAACCGATTTAATAATAGGTGTTATACTTTCAGGAATTACCGCCATAGTAATTTTGGGCGGCTTGGAACGAATTAGCAAAACCGCATCTAAACTGGTTCCGGCAATGGTTTTGCTTTACTTCGGCCTTGTGGTGTTTATTCTCGTTACGAATATAGATGTAATCCCTAAATATTTGGGATTGATTTTTACTGATGCCTTTTCGGCTAACTTCTACAAAGGCGATGCATTTTTGGGTGGCATTGTAGGAGGTATAATCCTACTGGGCATTCGCCGTGGTGCCTTTTCAAACGAAGCGGGAATCGGTACCGCCCCCATGGCTCACGGTGCCGCAAAAACCAACGAACCTATTCGCGAAGGTCTGGTAGCCATGTTAGGCCCAGCTATTGATACCCTTATTATTTGCACCCTTACCGCTTTGGCAATTTTGGTAACTGGAGTATGGCAAAGCAGCGATGCAAACGGTGTTAGTTTAACGGCTTCAGCATTTGAGGAAAGTATGCCCTTATTCGGCAAATATGGTCTGCTGGCGTGTATCGCTATTTTTAGTATTTCTTCGCTCTTCTCCTATTCCTACTACGGTAGCAAGTGCATGGCCTTTCTTTTTGGTGCAAAAAACAAAGGGATTTATAATTATTTCTATATTCTGAGTATTCTCATCGGTGCCACCACCTCCTTGAGTATGATGATAAATCTAATTGATACCTTCTTCGCTTTAATGGCAATTCCCACAATGACGGCTACCATACTTCTTGCGCCGAAAGTGATTACAGCTGCAAAGATTTATTTTGAAAAATTAAAACAGCATAATATAGCTGCAAAGAAAGATTTCTAA
- a CDS encoding acyloxyacyl hydrolase: protein MIKTLYFRFNGNFALHLSCFRFKVASCCCILLFCTLSVVGQTDANWLDHSLFFNTELLLGETQEANFGFPSTKTQKQIIFNIGRDQSKNPQEWSQRLKGPKTGYSFGITDFGNRDSLGLAFSFMPFIRFNAFRSERISVLASLGTSFFTEKYEAKKNPRNQAVTTDITWACRLFFYYRLFTSDYINMHLGFGYAHHSNGHMRLHNKGYNSYLLSLSADIKSMPEAELETGEVAFPTLKNSVYTYFDFRAGLGQNSFALAFNEKKQVYTVAGEYGLVYNNTLKVGLGFYFRLYEHYYDYINENEWLVRNGQEYAYFKSLPVYYATNLGVHVSGEVLMNHVSVNLQIGINLHKPAYKMEWRINKGWENTPREIPEGWVLGNFDGFYKFKEFISGRLGLKYYIIGTKLRPKNNLYIAAHINSNLGQADFSEISLGYVRSFNFR from the coding sequence GTGATAAAGACACTTTATTTTCGATTTAACGGTAATTTCGCCCTACATTTAAGTTGCTTTCGTTTTAAGGTGGCGAGCTGTTGCTGCATTCTTTTATTTTGCACTCTTTCGGTCGTAGGACAAACGGATGCCAATTGGTTGGACCATTCGTTATTTTTTAATACTGAATTACTTTTAGGGGAAACACAGGAAGCCAACTTCGGTTTTCCAAGTACCAAAACGCAAAAACAAATTATTTTTAATATTGGAAGAGATCAATCCAAGAATCCGCAGGAATGGTCGCAACGGTTAAAAGGTCCGAAAACGGGTTATTCGTTTGGCATCACCGATTTTGGCAATAGAGACAGTTTGGGGCTGGCTTTTTCATTTATGCCTTTTATACGTTTTAATGCGTTTAGAAGCGAAAGAATTAGTGTGCTGGCAAGCTTGGGAACTTCGTTTTTTACGGAAAAATACGAGGCTAAAAAGAATCCGAGAAATCAAGCCGTAACCACAGATATTACCTGGGCCTGTAGGCTGTTTTTTTATTATCGGCTTTTTACTTCAGACTATATTAATATGCACTTAGGTTTTGGATATGCCCACCACTCCAACGGGCATATGCGGTTACACAATAAAGGCTACAATTCATATTTACTGAGTTTATCTGCCGATATAAAAAGTATGCCGGAAGCGGAGTTAGAAACTGGCGAAGTAGCGTTTCCCACTTTAAAAAATTCGGTTTATACGTATTTTGATTTTCGGGCTGGGCTTGGGCAAAATTCATTTGCTTTGGCCTTTAATGAAAAAAAGCAGGTGTACACTGTTGCTGGCGAATACGGACTGGTTTATAACAACACGTTAAAAGTAGGGCTCGGCTTCTATTTTAGACTTTACGAACATTATTACGATTATATAAACGAAAACGAATGGTTGGTGCGCAATGGGCAGGAATACGCTTATTTTAAGAGCTTGCCAGTGTATTACGCCACAAATTTAGGGGTGCATGTTAGTGGGGAAGTTTTAATGAACCACGTGAGCGTAAATCTTCAAATTGGGATTAATTTACACAAGCCCGCCTATAAAATGGAATGGCGAATTAACAAGGGTTGGGAAAATACGCCTAGAGAAATTCCGGAAGGTTGGGTTCTTGGGAATTTTGACGGATTTTATAAATTTAAAGAATTTATTTCCGGAAGGTTGGGCTTAAAATACTATATAATCGGAACTAAGTTGCGGCCCAAAAACAACCTGTATATTGCCGCGCATATCAATTCAAATTTGGGGCAGGCGGATTTCTCCGAAATAAGTTTGGGGTATGTACGCAGCTTCAATTTTCGGTAA
- a CDS encoding helix-turn-helix domain-containing protein, with amino-acid sequence MIQNPEIDLAWNFVNYTDRNIFLTGKAGTGKTTFLHRLKKDSLKRMAVVAPTGVAAINAGGVTIHSFFQLPFGPILPETANAKSNSFSKKFSKKKINIIKSLDLLVIDEVSMVRADLLDGIDQVLRRFKDRSKPFGGVQLLMIGDLQQLSPVIKNDEWQLLKQYYTTGFFFGSRVFQNSNALTIELKHIYRQESEDFIKILNEIRNNCLTSKSAETLNKRYIPDFSAEKNKGYITLTTHNNRADRINTAALNRIKKKSFTYKAEIEGKFPEYTYPTHSELELKVGSQVMFVKNDSDPEKRYFNGKIGTICYLDKDEVHVRCPGDSTDIVTSSEIWRNIQYSINLETKEIIESEIGTFSQIPLRLAWAITIHKSQGLTFEKVIIDAQEAFAHGQTYVALSRCKTLEGIVLTGPLSQKSIINNRDVASFNKNAEEHQPDTAVFVSSQISYQLNLINEIFNFYSLLGPTNKMIDTFLKNKGSINGNLYEQLANLKKKGITELLKINTSFQFQLKNLSEHKVPENNNLLQERFKKAIIYFEKHLQDFIRTPLNKLNFTTDNTAVEEDITKQLRILEQLVTVKQYCFTGLKDGFKTITYLNLRAKATLQTGEKASRSKESYVASIEHNKLFEMLRKLRLQLSEQETVAPFQVFTQKALFEMCDVLPTTVKQLRNISDIGKVRLEKYGTAILEVIRVYCKDNSITPSTDFKVAPKKGSTQNISYNLFKSGMSIPEIAEERGFTIGTIVRHLGVFLASGEIKITELKPAEKYLELKKIMETTTYKGLSDLKNKIGDKYSFGDLRMVTNALQYEKSIKSHSNTLKVN; translated from the coding sequence ATGATTCAAAATCCCGAAATCGATCTGGCTTGGAACTTCGTCAATTATACCGACAGGAATATTTTCCTTACCGGGAAAGCGGGGACGGGAAAAACTACATTTCTACATAGATTAAAAAAAGATTCCTTAAAGAGAATGGCCGTAGTAGCACCCACTGGAGTGGCGGCTATCAACGCGGGAGGGGTGACCATCCATTCCTTTTTTCAATTGCCTTTTGGCCCCATCTTACCCGAAACTGCAAATGCGAAAAGCAATTCGTTTTCTAAAAAATTCAGTAAAAAGAAAATCAATATTATTAAGTCTTTAGATCTGTTGGTTATAGATGAAGTAAGTATGGTGCGTGCCGATTTGCTCGACGGGATAGACCAGGTTTTGCGCAGGTTTAAAGATAGAAGCAAACCTTTTGGTGGCGTCCAACTATTGATGATTGGCGACCTGCAACAGCTTTCACCAGTAATAAAGAATGATGAGTGGCAGCTTTTAAAACAGTATTATACAACTGGTTTTTTCTTCGGAAGTCGCGTTTTTCAAAACTCAAATGCGCTTACTATAGAACTAAAACACATCTATAGGCAAGAAAGTGAAGATTTTATAAAAATTTTAAACGAAATTAGAAACAATTGTTTAACCTCTAAATCTGCTGAAACTCTTAATAAACGATATATTCCTGATTTTTCAGCAGAAAAAAACAAAGGCTATATTACACTAACAACGCATAACAACCGAGCCGACCGAATAAATACTGCTGCGCTAAACAGAATTAAAAAGAAAAGTTTTACCTACAAAGCAGAAATTGAAGGAAAGTTTCCCGAATATACCTATCCCACACATTCAGAATTAGAACTAAAAGTGGGCTCGCAAGTAATGTTTGTAAAGAATGATAGCGATCCTGAAAAGCGCTATTTTAATGGTAAGATTGGAACTATTTGCTACCTGGATAAAGATGAAGTACACGTACGTTGCCCTGGCGATAGTACGGATATTGTTACAAGTTCAGAAATATGGCGAAACATTCAATATTCCATCAACCTAGAAACAAAAGAAATAATAGAGAGTGAAATCGGTACCTTTTCGCAAATACCTCTCCGGTTGGCCTGGGCAATTACAATCCATAAAAGCCAAGGACTCACTTTTGAAAAGGTAATTATTGATGCGCAAGAAGCTTTTGCCCACGGGCAAACCTATGTGGCTCTAAGCCGCTGCAAAACGTTGGAAGGAATTGTTTTAACAGGGCCACTCTCCCAAAAAAGTATTATAAACAATCGCGACGTTGCTTCCTTTAATAAAAATGCCGAAGAACACCAACCCGATACCGCTGTCTTTGTTTCTTCACAAATTTCATATCAACTTAATTTGATCAATGAAATATTTAATTTCTATTCCTTATTGGGCCCAACGAATAAAATGATTGATACCTTTTTAAAAAACAAAGGAAGTATCAATGGAAATTTATACGAACAATTAGCCAATTTAAAGAAAAAAGGAATAACCGAACTTTTAAAAATTAATACGAGCTTTCAATTTCAACTTAAAAATCTTAGCGAACACAAAGTGCCAGAAAATAATAATTTGTTACAGGAGCGCTTTAAAAAGGCTATTATTTATTTTGAAAAACATTTACAGGATTTTATTAGAACCCCTTTAAATAAACTAAATTTTACTACCGATAACACAGCAGTAGAAGAAGATATTACAAAACAGCTGCGTATCTTGGAACAATTAGTAACAGTAAAACAATACTGCTTTACTGGGTTAAAAGATGGTTTTAAAACAATAACTTACCTCAATTTGCGTGCAAAGGCTACCCTGCAGACAGGTGAAAAAGCCAGTAGGTCAAAAGAAAGCTATGTAGCTTCTATTGAACATAATAAATTGTTTGAAATGCTACGGAAACTTCGACTGCAGCTGTCTGAACAAGAAACCGTTGCGCCTTTTCAAGTCTTTACCCAAAAAGCACTTTTTGAAATGTGCGATGTTTTACCTACTACCGTAAAACAACTTCGAAACATATCCGATATTGGAAAAGTTAGGCTAGAAAAATACGGTACAGCCATTCTTGAAGTAATACGAGTTTATTGTAAGGACAATTCAATTACACCATCCACAGATTTTAAGGTAGCTCCTAAAAAAGGAAGCACCCAAAATATATCGTACAATTTGTTTAAATCGGGAATGAGCATTCCCGAAATTGCCGAGGAACGCGGTTTCACCATTGGCACTATTGTACGGCATCTCGGTGTTTTTTTGGCTTCGGGAGAAATAAAAATAACCGAATTAAAACCAGCTGAAAAATATCTGGAACTCAAAAAAATAATGGAAACCACAACTTACAAAGGGCTTAGCGATTTAAAGAATAAAATAGGCGATAAATATTCTTTTGGCGATTTACGAATGGTTACCAATGCACTTCAATACGAGAAAAGCATCAAATCCCACTCAAATACCTTAAAAGTAAATTAA
- a CDS encoding M42 family metallopeptidase — MNTSILNDNSLKFLESYLNNASPTGYEWDGQKLWMEYLKPYVDDFFTDTYGTAVGVINPDAKFRVVIEGHADEISWYVNYISDNGLLYVIRNGGSDHQIAPSKIVNIHTKNGIKKGVFGWPAIHTRDKQKEESPKPDNIFIDVGAKDKEEVEKMGIHVGCVITYPDPFHILNEDKFVCRALDNRMGGFMIAEVARLLHENNITLPFGLYITNSVQEEIGLRGAEMIAERIKPNIAIVTDVTHDTTTPMIDKKVQGLAEIGCGPVIAYAPAVQQKLRDLIVDTAEKKMIPFQRAALSRATGTDTDAFAYSNGGVASALISLPLRYMHTTVEMVHRDDVENVIKLIYETLLNIKDGETFSYFD; from the coding sequence ATGAATACATCAATATTGAATGACAATTCGCTTAAATTTTTAGAATCGTATTTAAATAACGCATCGCCTACCGGTTACGAATGGGACGGACAAAAGCTTTGGATGGAGTATTTAAAGCCATACGTAGATGACTTTTTTACCGACACCTACGGCACGGCGGTAGGAGTTATTAATCCCGATGCAAAATTTAGAGTGGTAATTGAAGGCCACGCAGACGAAATATCCTGGTATGTTAATTATATTTCAGACAATGGCTTGCTCTATGTAATTAGAAATGGCGGAAGCGACCATCAGATAGCGCCTTCAAAAATTGTAAATATTCATACCAAAAACGGTATAAAAAAAGGTGTTTTTGGGTGGCCGGCAATTCACACACGCGACAAACAAAAGGAAGAAAGTCCTAAACCGGATAATATTTTTATAGATGTTGGCGCAAAAGATAAAGAAGAAGTTGAAAAAATGGGCATACATGTAGGTTGTGTGATAACCTACCCCGATCCTTTTCATATATTAAACGAAGATAAATTTGTGTGTCGCGCTTTAGACAATAGAATGGGCGGTTTTATGATTGCCGAAGTAGCGCGTTTGCTTCACGAAAATAATATTACACTACCCTTTGGGCTTTATATTACTAATTCGGTGCAGGAGGAAATTGGCTTAAGGGGTGCCGAAATGATTGCGGAGCGCATTAAACCGAATATTGCAATCGTGACCGATGTTACCCACGATACCACTACCCCAATGATAGATAAAAAAGTACAGGGACTGGCGGAAATTGGCTGCGGGCCAGTGATTGCCTACGCCCCTGCCGTACAGCAAAAACTGCGGGATTTAATTGTTGATACCGCCGAAAAGAAAATGATACCCTTCCAAAGAGCTGCACTTTCAAGGGCTACCGGTACAGATACCGATGCCTTTGCATATAGCAACGGCGGGGTGGCGAGTGCTTTAATTTCTCTGCCACTTCGGTATATGCACACTACGGTAGAAATGGTGCATAGAGATGACGTGGAGAACGTAATTAAACTAATCTACGAAACGCTCCTTAATATAAAAGACGGAGAAACTTTTAGTTATTTTGACTAA
- a CDS encoding ZIP family metal transporter: MNYLLLFLSVAIGYFVALFLKKRELRNMEVFLAFSGAFLLSITVFELLPHVFENHSKSIGVYIMLGILLQIFLEFFSKGAEHGHVHLHSEAKHFPWILFISLSIHAFMEGFPISEHNNLLIAIIIHKIPVAIILSFFFITAGYKKSTTLLFLFFFAIMTPLGSFISTNYNLIHQYETPITAVVIGIFLHVSTTILFESSKNHKFNLSKMTAVILAVIIAYFI, encoded by the coding sequence ATGAATTATTTATTGCTTTTTTTATCCGTAGCCATCGGATATTTTGTCGCACTTTTTTTAAAGAAAAGAGAATTGCGAAATATGGAGGTTTTTCTGGCATTTAGCGGTGCATTTTTATTATCTATAACAGTCTTTGAGCTTTTGCCCCACGTATTTGAAAACCATTCAAAAAGTATTGGAGTTTATATAATGCTCGGTATTTTATTACAAATATTCTTAGAATTCTTTTCAAAAGGAGCCGAACACGGCCACGTACATTTACATTCTGAAGCCAAACATTTTCCTTGGATTTTATTTATAAGTTTAAGCATTCACGCTTTTATGGAGGGCTTTCCAATTTCGGAACACAATAATTTATTAATTGCCATAATTATCCATAAAATTCCTGTAGCTATAATTTTATCCTTTTTCTTTATTACCGCCGGATACAAAAAATCTACTACCCTACTCTTTCTTTTCTTTTTCGCGATTATGACGCCTTTGGGAAGTTTTATTTCTACCAATTACAACCTAATTCATCAATATGAAACCCCCATCACAGCAGTGGTAATTGGGATATTTCTTCATGTATCAACTACAATTCTATTTGAAAGCTCAAAAAATCACAAGTTCAATCTTTCGAAGATGACGGCAGTAATTTTAGCGGTTATAATTGCGTATTTTATTTAA
- a CDS encoding DUF4294 domain-containing protein, with amino-acid sequence MKFFLPIYICLFFFGLHAIAQTDTEYLKKQKDSTKVMFYIIEGDTIAREIIDLDEVILLDKLKFSSEQDRRRYLILRRKTRKVYPYAKLASERLTTMTERLKTIDKNRDKRRYTKRIQKYIEGEFSEKLKKLTHTEGQILVKLIHRQTGRTAFDLVKELRTGWRAFWYNTTASLFEISLKEAYNPFDVKEDYLIEDILERSFQENILERQKPAFSINYLDLKAAWNKKTVNN; translated from the coding sequence ATGAAATTTTTTCTACCTATATATATATGCCTATTTTTCTTCGGCTTACATGCTATTGCACAAACAGATACCGAATACCTAAAAAAGCAAAAAGATTCTACCAAAGTTATGTTCTACATAATTGAAGGTGATACCATAGCTCGCGAAATAATAGACCTAGATGAAGTGATCTTGCTCGACAAATTAAAATTTAGTTCAGAACAGGATCGAAGACGCTATTTAATACTCCGTCGAAAAACCCGAAAAGTGTATCCCTATGCAAAATTGGCTTCGGAAAGGCTAACAACAATGACCGAAAGATTGAAAACCATCGACAAAAACCGCGACAAGAGACGTTATACCAAACGTATTCAAAAATATATTGAAGGAGAATTTTCAGAAAAGCTAAAAAAACTAACACATACCGAAGGTCAAATTTTGGTAAAACTAATCCACAGGCAAACGGGTCGCACGGCTTTTGACCTTGTAAAAGAACTGCGCACTGGTTGGCGGGCATTCTGGTACAACACTACAGCCAGTCTTTTTGAAATATCCTTAAAGGAAGCATACAATCCTTTTGATGTAAAAGAAGACTATTTAATTGAAGATATTCTGGAAAGATCCTTTCAGGAAAATATCTTAGAGCGTCAAAAACCAGCTTTTTCTATAAACTATTTAGATTTAAAGGCCGCGTGGAACAAAAAAACTGTTAATAACTAA
- a CDS encoding class I SAM-dependent methyltransferase, which yields MQKEKDNWYASWFNTPYYHILYKDRNHREAALFMNKLTTFLNLKPNDTILDLACGKGRHSKYLYKQGFHVTGVDLSEESIRYAKQYEKPNLHFKVYDMCLPYTQQFDAVFNLFTSFGYFENEVDNLRTIKAIKAELKPAGFGVIDFLNAELAIKNLMPSEQKKLGGIVFHIEKYVEDGYIIKNIRFTDQGEEYFYTERVRALTLEDFQAYFDEASVELKHVFGDYQLNKFNKNTSERLILIFN from the coding sequence ATGCAAAAAGAAAAAGATAATTGGTACGCTTCGTGGTTTAACACCCCTTATTACCACATACTCTACAAGGACAGAAACCATAGGGAAGCGGCTCTATTTATGAACAAGCTTACCACATTTTTAAATTTAAAGCCAAATGATACAATCTTAGATTTAGCTTGTGGAAAAGGAAGACATTCCAAATATCTCTACAAACAGGGGTTTCATGTTACCGGAGTAGATCTTTCGGAGGAAAGCATACGCTATGCAAAACAGTACGAAAAACCAAATCTTCATTTTAAGGTGTACGATATGTGTTTGCCCTACACACAACAGTTTGATGCGGTTTTTAATTTGTTTACAAGCTTTGGATATTTTGAAAACGAAGTGGATAATTTAAGAACCATAAAAGCCATTAAGGCTGAACTAAAGCCAGCCGGTTTTGGTGTAATCGATTTTTTAAATGCCGAATTGGCAATAAAAAATTTAATGCCTTCGGAACAAAAGAAGCTGGGCGGCATTGTTTTCCATATTGAAAAATACGTGGAAGATGGATATATTATTAAAAACATTCGCTTTACTGACCAAGGAGAAGAATATTTTTATACCGAGCGTGTAAGAGCTTTAACTTTGGAGGATTTTCAGGCGTATTTTGATGAGGCTTCTGTAGAATTAAAGCACGTATTTGGCGATTATCAACTCAATAAATTCAATAAAAATACCTCCGAACGATTAATACTAATTTTTAATTAA
- a CDS encoding acyloxyacyl hydrolase — MKLQLTILMLFACIFTFAQSSDDWKKPAFYFNPEILLGLTMESNDGFPETKLQKQLILNFGRTHANNPQAWAKRLRGPTTGLSFGVTDYGNLDSLGISITAMPFIEFKAFGSERWKVLTGMGASYFTKQYNAETNPKNQAVTTDITWAFRMYLYYHFLTTKNIDWRMGLGYSHHSNGHMRLLNQGYNSFLVSFSAAIKNPMGASKNTVAAMVPNDENTTYNYFSVRSGLGQNVFALAFNDKRNVYTVAGEYGQVYNNTFKIGIGLYYRFYQHYYDYIAGNESLVQAGREFDYFRSNPWYYASNVGITVHGEIFLNHFGIDVQLGYNLHKPAYKIDWRINQGWDNPPREIPRSWVLGEYNSGFKKKSRVSSRLGLKYYLIGMEKAPKNNFYIGAHLKANLGQADFSELSFGYVHSFNHRLKP, encoded by the coding sequence ATGAAATTACAACTAACCATTTTAATGCTATTTGCATGCATTTTCACATTCGCACAAAGCTCGGATGATTGGAAGAAACCTGCCTTTTACTTTAATCCCGAAATACTTTTGGGGCTTACCATGGAGTCTAATGACGGTTTCCCTGAAACAAAACTACAAAAGCAACTTATATTAAATTTTGGACGTACCCATGCGAACAATCCGCAGGCTTGGGCCAAAAGATTAAGAGGTCCCACCACGGGGTTGAGTTTTGGTGTAACCGATTACGGGAATTTAGATAGTTTGGGAATTTCAATTACCGCCATGCCTTTTATTGAGTTTAAAGCTTTTGGCAGCGAGCGGTGGAAAGTGCTTACGGGAATGGGCGCATCATATTTCACGAAACAGTACAATGCCGAAACCAATCCGAAGAACCAAGCGGTAACTACCGATATTACTTGGGCGTTTAGAATGTATTTATACTATCACTTTCTAACTACCAAAAATATAGATTGGCGCATGGGGCTTGGCTACTCGCATCACTCCAATGGGCATATGCGGTTGTTAAATCAAGGGTATAATTCGTTTTTGGTTAGCTTTTCGGCAGCGATAAAGAATCCGATGGGTGCTTCTAAAAACACAGTTGCCGCAATGGTGCCCAACGATGAAAATACAACTTATAACTACTTTAGTGTTCGCAGCGGTTTGGGTCAGAATGTTTTTGCCTTGGCGTTTAACGATAAAAGAAACGTTTATACAGTTGCGGGGGAATACGGTCAGGTTTACAACAACACCTTTAAAATTGGCATTGGCTTGTACTACCGGTTTTACCAACATTATTACGATTATATAGCGGGGAATGAGTCTTTGGTTCAAGCGGGTCGGGAGTTTGATTATTTTAGGAGCAACCCTTGGTATTACGCATCTAATGTGGGAATTACGGTACATGGCGAAATATTCTTAAACCACTTTGGCATAGACGTGCAGCTAGGATACAACTTGCACAAACCAGCCTATAAAATAGATTGGCGCATAAATCAAGGGTGGGATAACCCACCGCGCGAAATTCCGAGAAGTTGGGTTTTGGGCGAATACAACTCCGGCTTTAAAAAGAAGAGTCGGGTTTCTTCCCGTTTGGGTTTAAAGTATTATTTAATAGGTATGGAAAAGGCCCCAAAAAACAATTTTTATATCGGGGCGCATCTTAAGGCGAATCTCGGGCAAGCCGATTTTTCTGAGTTGAGTTTTGGATATGTTCACAGTTTTAATCATAGATTAAAGCCGTGA